The window AgtcccccccctgccccagggttTCCATCCGCGGGGCGGGAGGAGGAACCAGGGGCCCCTGCCAGCCCCTCGCCAGGGTATGGAGTCTGTATGCCCGCTCTGCCAGGCTGTGGGCCTGGACTTCTTCGGCAGCACGGTGGCCACGTACCGAGCTGGGCGGCTTAGCCGGCAGGACGCCAGGCGCTTCGTCACTGGCTTTCTGAAGGCCAAGGCTGAGTCGGTGGCCTCTCGGCCCAAGCGGGGCACAGGTCAGTGTGGCCACTGTGGCCCGgggatgctctgtctcctccGCTTTGGGCTCCTAACCCTAGGGCGGGCTCACCCAACATGTGGCATGCTGGCCTGGGCGTGGCCTAGGGGTCTGCATCCAGCCGAGGGGtgcgggggggttgggggggggcatcGGGGTTCATTAGAGCCCAGTGGAGCTGAACCGTAAGGTCGGGCCTGGGTTGGGAGTCGAGGTCAAACTCAATCTGGTCTGGACACAGTTTTCTTGGCTAGAGGTCAAGCTTGGGGAGAGAGTCAAGGGCAGGCCAAATTCAGGAGTGAGGTGGCTGGGGCCCCAGGTCAGCACAGGTCAGCTCAAAacccccaacccacccccagCCACAGGGAGACCCTGCCTCCGCGGGGACATCACGGCGGCCACGCTGCGCGACGACCTCTTTCTGGTGCACTATGACTGCGTGCAGCTGGAGTCCTGCCTGGGGAGCCGCGTGCTCAAAGCCAACCTGGACCCCCTGCTGCAGCACCCACTGCCGGCCGAGTGCCAGCGCGTCGTCAAGGCCAAGCTGGCTCGGGTGCGCCGCGGACCGGCTGCGGGAagaggcgggcgggcgggcgccggGCGGTGtggcctgaccccccccccccccacgcccaccccaggTCTACCCGCGCGGGGTCCCCGAGGAGCAGCTGCCGCTCATCGCCTCGCTGGTCTACCTCTACTCCCGCTCCGAGATCGGCCAGTGGAACGTCACGTCCGGAGACACCGTCGTGGCCCTGCTGGCCTCAGATGTGGCCCTGGAGAACCAGACTGAGGTGAGGGCGCTGCGGGggagcgtgggggtggggggcgccgaCCCCGGCCCCGCTGACCCGGCCTCGCCTCCAGGCTGTGCTACAGAAGTACCTGGACCACAACGGCACCCTCACCGGCGCCCTGCTCGTGGCCATCGGGGGCTCCCGCCTCTGCTGGATGAGTGCCAGGCAGATCCAGGCCATCAGGCCCTCGGAGTTCCGGTGAGCAGGCCCAGTGACCGCCCCCTCACCGCCCCTCAGCCAAGGAGGGCGGGGCTCGGCCAGGCCACCTAAGGCTGTTAGTGTTCTCCGGCTGCACAACAGAGTGCCATGAACCCAGCCGTTTGAGACCTCTCGCTGTCTGGAGACCCTAAGTCTGAGATCAAGGCGTCACGGGACCAGCTGCCTCTGAGGCCTGCAGGGGACGTTCCTGCTTCTGGGGCTGCCCGAACCCCTTGGCCTTCCCGGGCTGGCGGACGCCTCGCCCCGGGCCTCGGCCTCCGTGGTCACGCGGCCTCGCACTCTGTCTGCGTACACATCTCCTTCTTGCATCCGGTTGTTAGACCTTGGGCCACGCTAATTCAGCGTGGGGTCATGTTAGAATAGACCTACAGATAGCGACCACGACTCCGTTTTCAAACAAGACCACCTTCTGAGGCTGGGGCAGGTGCGAGTTTGGGGAGGGACGCTCTTAGGCACAGTACAGGGGGCGAGAGGAAAGCTGTGGAGGGGGGCGGCCAGGAGCGTGAGGGGCTCCCGGCCTGCCCagcagcctcctcctcccccaggctggCCGGGGCCCTGGATATCTCCTCCTGCCCTCAGAGCCGGAAAGACGTGCTCTACGCCAAGGCCCGCGAGGCCTTCGGCAGCACCGGGACCACGGCTGCCTATTACCGCTTCATGCGTCCTTACCTTGGTGAGACCCTGCCCTGTGTGCGGCAGCCCGTCCCCAGAAGCCCgccgcccctctcccctcaccactGCCCGGCCCCCAGGAGGTGCCCCCGTGGAGGAGCTGCGGCATCTGGTCCAGGCGAACGTCTCCATGGACATCGACACGTTCACCAATCTGAACCCCCGTGTGCTGCAGGTGGGCCCTGGGGGCTGCCCGCCCAGGGGAGGCCCAAGCACCCCAAAGTCAGAGGGATGCAGACCGCGTGAACCCCAGCTCACTGCTGCCAGGCCTCACCCCTGTGCTCACTCCTCAGTCAAGCACTGCCCTGCCAGGTCTGCCCTTGGCCCCAAAGCTGGCCTCTGCGGGACCCTCCGGACCTCCCCCCCCAcggccccctcccttccctcgcAGAGCCTGAGTGTCGGCAATGTGACGACACTGCTGGGCCAGAACGTGGGGGACCTACAGAAGGCACGGAGCCACCCGACCATCAGCTCTTGGCTGCGCAGTCTCAACAGGTCGGCTCTTGGCGAGCTGGGCCTAGACACGGACCCTGCCGGCCTCAGCGGCCCAGGCCGCTCCACCACCGTCACCCCCAACACCGCGCCCCGGGGGCCCTACCCAGCCCCCACGTCAGGCCTCCCCAGGCACAGCGCCCCCGCCTCCGGTATGCTCCCGACCCGCCCTCGCCTCCGGTGGGCCTTCCCCACCCGGCCCAGTCGGTCTGCCCAGCGCCC is drawn from Leopardus geoffroyi isolate Oge1 chromosome E3, O.geoffroyi_Oge1_pat1.0, whole genome shotgun sequence and contains these coding sequences:
- the LOC123589445 gene encoding mesothelin-like protein encodes the protein MATRRVLLRAWQLSCLANLAALHGLQDDFELHPPDLLLFYNLTQVREADCRAFTHRAAQGDTELLANLPDQRAALQRVALACLGGPRLRLSASDLLLLGVLVCDMDASSIVAADPRVLQNLQRCHRLTVPQQAALNTLLASGETTLGPPGSWNLEGLRALGPLATYISSSLWMQVQQAVGLDFFGSTVATYRAGRLSRQDARRFVTGFLKAKAESVASRPKRGTATGRPCLRGDITAATLRDDLFLVHYDCVQLESCLGSRVLKANLDPLLQHPLPAECQRVVKAKLARVYPRGVPEEQLPLIASLVYLYSRSEIGQWNVTSGDTVVALLASDVALENQTEAVLQKYLDHNGTLTGALLVAIGGSRLCWMSARQIQAIRPSEFRLAGALDISSCPQSRKDVLYAKAREAFGSTGTTAAYYRFMRPYLGGAPVEELRHLVQANVSMDIDTFTNLNPRVLQSLSVGNVTTLLGQNVGDLQKARSHPTISSWLRSLNRSALGELGLDTDPAGLSGPGRSTTVTPNTAPRGPYPAPTSGLPRHSAPASGSPPAHLGYLPLSVALPSGLLWLLYWGTPGLSQDCSWDTPTMASEDGAAPAPRAGKRGLVAGAHHVRHSRGPQGWSPPTSSSQDTELE